One Gemmatimonadales bacterium genomic region harbors:
- a CDS encoding carbohydrate binding family 9 domain-containing protein — translation MLALVLALAGAVSDTLTPPFVGASGQVRFAPPRIEAEIEVDGVLAEPVWQRAARLTGFSQYAPADRRPAEQETEILVWYSPTALHFGVRAKATPGTVRATLANRDRLGEEDRIEFYLGTYNDGHQALVFAVNPLGVQQDGAMAEQGRQNAGGREGTDLSPDYVYSSQGRLTPEGFEIEIRIPFKTLRYQSSDPQDWGLHIIRRVQATGHEYSWVPAIRAAPSFLGQSGTLQGLTGLRRGLVMDLNPVITARATGAPDPASPGSWRYDDAAEFGANVRWGITPNLTLNGTYNPDFSQVEADASQIITDPRRALFFAEKRPFFLEGIEQFSTPNQLIYSRQIVAPVAATKLTGKVAGTTVATMLALDGRELSRTREDNPFFAIARMQRDLGGGSRLGLVYTGRFEPGNSSQLAGIDTRVVLPGQLAVSAQLVGSVTSRLGQTVTAPLWEIDVRRAGRNFGFDATFEGISDQFVAAAGFISQPDAVSLGVRPSYTVYGKPGAFIGRATGAIRLQGRWIYDDFVSGRGLLDRQLFLTGNLAFRGGWTLDVFNWLEGFGYDHRIYRDYAVERQLGGGVVDTIAPYPGGGTITNYGSNATLVTPWVGPFQGSLGGYYGNDVNYDEWSPAKIFFVNSTVQFRPTSQLRIYGTYILSDYQRRTDGSTVSVTHIPRLRLEYQINRALFLRVVGEYQASRRDALRDDGRTDDPILIRNAAGVYQRAARRESNGMRADFLFSLQPTPGTVFFAGYGGSYRDTGRFKLADLQRTGDGFFVKGSYLFRM, via the coding sequence ATGCTCGCGCTCGTTCTCGCCCTCGCGGGGGCTGTGTCGGATACCCTCACTCCACCGTTTGTTGGCGCCTCCGGTCAGGTACGGTTCGCTCCACCCCGCATCGAGGCCGAGATCGAGGTTGACGGCGTGCTGGCCGAGCCGGTCTGGCAGCGAGCGGCCCGGCTGACAGGGTTCTCCCAGTATGCGCCCGCGGATCGCCGGCCGGCCGAGCAGGAAACCGAGATCCTGGTCTGGTACTCGCCGACCGCGCTGCACTTCGGGGTGCGAGCCAAGGCCACTCCGGGCACCGTCCGCGCGACCCTGGCGAATCGCGACCGACTCGGCGAAGAAGACCGGATCGAGTTCTACCTGGGTACCTACAACGATGGTCACCAAGCGCTCGTCTTTGCGGTCAATCCGCTCGGTGTTCAGCAGGACGGCGCCATGGCTGAGCAAGGGCGACAGAACGCCGGCGGGCGCGAAGGCACCGATCTGAGTCCGGACTACGTCTACAGCTCGCAAGGGCGGCTGACACCGGAAGGGTTCGAGATCGAAATCCGGATCCCTTTCAAAACGCTGCGGTATCAATCAAGCGATCCCCAGGACTGGGGCCTCCACATCATTCGGCGCGTCCAAGCCACGGGACACGAGTACTCCTGGGTCCCGGCCATCCGGGCCGCCCCATCGTTTCTGGGGCAATCCGGCACACTCCAAGGCCTGACCGGCCTCCGTCGCGGCCTCGTGATGGACCTCAACCCTGTGATAACAGCGCGCGCGACCGGAGCACCCGACCCGGCAAGCCCAGGCAGCTGGCGCTACGATGACGCCGCCGAGTTCGGCGCCAATGTGCGGTGGGGCATCACGCCAAACCTGACGCTCAACGGCACCTACAACCCGGATTTTTCCCAGGTCGAGGCGGATGCGAGTCAGATCATTACCGATCCGCGTCGGGCGCTCTTCTTCGCGGAAAAGCGGCCGTTCTTCCTCGAGGGGATCGAGCAGTTCTCGACACCGAATCAGCTGATCTACTCCCGCCAGATCGTCGCTCCCGTGGCCGCGACGAAGTTGACGGGCAAGGTCGCCGGCACCACGGTAGCCACCATGCTGGCGCTCGACGGGCGAGAGCTCTCGCGCACCCGGGAGGACAACCCGTTCTTCGCGATTGCCCGGATGCAGCGCGATCTGGGCGGCGGCTCCCGGCTCGGCCTGGTGTATACGGGGCGATTCGAACCCGGCAACAGCAGCCAGCTGGCCGGCATCGACACCCGGGTCGTGCTTCCCGGTCAGCTGGCGGTGTCCGCCCAATTGGTGGGCAGTGTAACATCTCGCCTGGGCCAGACGGTCACTGCGCCGCTCTGGGAAATCGACGTCCGCCGCGCGGGACGGAATTTCGGATTCGACGCCACCTTCGAGGGCATCAGCGACCAGTTCGTCGCTGCCGCCGGCTTCATCAGCCAACCCGATGCGGTCAGCCTGGGTGTTCGACCGTCGTATACCGTCTACGGCAAGCCTGGCGCATTCATCGGGCGCGCCACCGGAGCCATCCGGCTCCAAGGCCGCTGGATCTATGATGATTTCGTGTCGGGCCGTGGCCTGCTCGACCGACAGCTCTTCCTGACCGGTAACCTCGCGTTTCGCGGCGGCTGGACGCTCGACGTCTTCAACTGGCTGGAGGGCTTCGGCTACGACCACCGCATTTACCGCGATTACGCGGTGGAACGTCAACTCGGTGGTGGCGTCGTCGACACGATCGCACCGTACCCCGGCGGGGGCACGATCACCAACTACGGTAGCAACGCGACATTGGTGACCCCATGGGTGGGGCCGTTTCAGGGCAGCCTGGGCGGCTACTATGGCAACGACGTCAACTATGACGAGTGGTCGCCGGCCAAGATCTTCTTTGTCAACTCGACCGTTCAATTTCGACCCACCAGCCAGCTCCGCATCTACGGCACCTACATTCTGTCGGACTACCAGCGCCGAACCGATGGCAGCACGGTATCGGTCACTCACATTCCCCGCTTGCGGCTCGAGTACCAGATCAACCGGGCACTCTTTCTCCGCGTCGTCGGCGAGTACCAGGCGTCCCGACGAGATGCGCTGCGCGACGACGGGCGGACCGACGATCCGATTCTGATCCGGAACGCGGCTGGGGTCTACCAACGAGCTGCCCGGCGCGAGTCGAATGGCATGCGGGCCGATTTCCTCTTTTCCCTGCAGCCGACTCCAGGCACCGTGTTCTTTGCCGGCTACGGCGGCAGCTACCGGGACACCGGTCGCTTCAAGCTGGCAGATCTTCAGCGAACCGGTGACGGCTTCTTCGTCAAAGGCAGCTACCTCTTCCGGATGTAA
- a CDS encoding HD domain-containing protein, which yields MGISELGRNSKSVETDELRLSEIVSALSYSLDLTEGQTMGHSARACIIGMRLVELIGLDASGRSDLFFALLMKDAGCSSNAARLSQLFQADDRLLKREHKLIDWTRKGPAAGYAWRHTAANASLIGRVGQMARIAVTAERIGREMIATRCERGADIAQMVGLSADTAHAIRCLDEHWNGRGHPAGLSGQQIPFYARVLTLAQTFEVFLSERGVAAAFDMARRRSGTWFDPELVTALDSIESDTAFWQSLAAEDPRDLVRDYEPEERVVLADETRVDQVAEAFAIIIDAKSPYTHQHSTGVAAIAVEVGDRMGFSSSELRELRRAALLHDIGKLGVPNTILDKPGKLDDAEWAAMRKHTGYTYEILSRIDRFRTLADVAAAHHERLDGTGYHRGIGSNDLGLAARVLAVADICEALQAERPYRDSLPWDEVLTIMRRLAGKAICPAAFEALATAPPR from the coding sequence ATGGGCATCAGCGAACTCGGCCGAAACAGCAAGTCTGTCGAGACCGATGAGCTGCGCCTCTCGGAGATCGTCTCTGCCCTGTCCTACTCTCTCGACCTGACCGAGGGACAGACCATGGGGCATTCTGCCCGGGCCTGTATCATCGGAATGCGACTGGTCGAGCTGATCGGCCTCGACGCCTCCGGCCGGTCCGACCTGTTTTTTGCCCTTTTGATGAAAGACGCCGGGTGCTCCTCCAACGCCGCCCGGTTGAGCCAGCTCTTCCAGGCCGACGATCGCCTGCTCAAACGCGAGCACAAGCTGATCGACTGGACCCGGAAGGGACCCGCCGCGGGCTACGCCTGGCGCCACACCGCTGCTAACGCCAGCCTGATCGGTCGGGTCGGCCAGATGGCCCGCATTGCCGTCACCGCCGAGCGGATCGGACGCGAGATGATCGCGACTCGCTGCGAGCGCGGCGCCGACATTGCCCAAATGGTGGGCCTGTCGGCCGACACCGCACACGCGATCCGCTGCCTCGACGAGCATTGGAACGGCCGAGGTCACCCGGCCGGTCTGTCCGGACAGCAGATCCCGTTCTATGCCCGGGTTCTGACGCTGGCTCAGACCTTCGAAGTGTTCCTGAGCGAGCGCGGTGTTGCCGCCGCGTTCGATATGGCCCGGCGCCGAAGCGGCACCTGGTTCGACCCGGAGCTGGTCACCGCCCTCGATTCGATCGAGAGCGACACCGCATTCTGGCAGTCGCTCGCTGCGGAAGATCCCCGCGACCTGGTGCGGGATTACGAGCCGGAGGAGCGCGTCGTCCTCGCCGACGAGACGCGGGTCGACCAGGTGGCCGAAGCGTTCGCGATCATCATTGACGCGAAGTCACCCTACACGCACCAGCACTCGACCGGCGTGGCCGCCATTGCCGTCGAAGTCGGCGACCGGATGGGCTTCAGCAGCAGCGAACTCCGCGAACTCCGTCGGGCCGCCCTGCTCCACGATATCGGAAAACTCGGTGTGCCCAACACGATTCTCGATAAGCCTGGCAAGCTCGACGACGCCGAGTGGGCCGCCATGCGGAAACACACCGGCTACACTTATGAGATCCTGAGCCGAATCGACCGGTTTCGGACCTTGGCTGATGTCGCGGCCGCACACCACGAGCGCCTCGACGGTACCGGGTATCACCGCGGCATCGGCAGCAACGATCTCGGGCTTGCCGCGCGCGTGCTCGCGGTGGCCGACATCTGCGAAGCGCTGCAGGCGGAACGACCCTATCGCGACAGCCTGCCCTGGGATGAGGTGCTGACCATCATGCGCCGCCTAGCCGGCAAAGCCATCTGCCCTGCGGCGTTCGAAGCGCTCGCCACCGCGCCGCCCCGATAA
- a CDS encoding glutamine--tRNA ligase/YqeY domain fusion protein, with the protein MVAEDAASNRFGRRIATRFPPEPNGYPHIGHAKSICLNFGIAREYGGTVNLRFDDTNPATEDVRYVEAIKRDVRWLGFEWDEERYASDYFEQLYEFAVRLVEKGKAYVDSQTEDEIRTNRGTVTTPGTPGPYRDRSVTENLDLLTRMKAGEFPDGAHVLRARIDLAHPNMIMRDPVLMRIRHAHHYRQGDAWRIYPLYDFAHGLSDAIEGITHSLCTLEFKDNREIYEWLLHELGFVQPPEQTEFARLQLDYTVVSKRKLLRLVNEGHVTGWDDPRMPTLAGIRRRGVTPEAIRDFCDAVGVARKDARTELAAYEHAVRNDLNMRVPRVLCVVNPLKVVLTNYPEGQSEELEASYYPHDVPKTGTRMVPFSREIYVDRDDFMEDPPKKFFRLAPGREVRLRYGYLITCTDVIKNAAGEVVELHCTYDPATRGGNAPDGRKVQGTIHWVSAPHALDCELRLYEPLFTVADPEADEDQDFTALLNSKSLVRVTGAKIEPSVARDPIGSRYQFERTGYFVSDPLDSAPGKLVFNRTVTLKDTWKKEQSRAG; encoded by the coding sequence ATGGTTGCGGAGGACGCAGCCAGCAATCGATTTGGCCGCCGGATTGCGACCCGCTTCCCGCCCGAACCGAACGGCTATCCACACATCGGGCACGCCAAGTCGATCTGTCTGAACTTCGGCATTGCACGCGAGTACGGCGGCACCGTCAACCTGCGTTTCGACGATACCAATCCAGCGACGGAAGACGTCCGCTACGTGGAGGCCATCAAGCGCGACGTCCGCTGGCTCGGCTTCGAGTGGGACGAGGAGCGCTACGCCAGCGACTACTTCGAGCAGCTCTACGAGTTTGCGGTCCGGTTGGTCGAGAAGGGCAAGGCCTACGTCGACAGCCAGACGGAAGATGAGATCCGGACCAACCGTGGAACTGTAACGACGCCGGGCACTCCCGGTCCGTATCGCGACCGCTCGGTCACCGAGAACCTGGACCTGCTGACGCGAATGAAGGCTGGGGAGTTCCCCGACGGGGCGCACGTGCTGCGTGCCCGGATCGACCTGGCACACCCCAACATGATCATGCGCGATCCCGTCCTGATGCGGATTCGCCATGCGCACCACTACCGACAGGGTGATGCCTGGCGCATCTACCCGCTTTACGATTTTGCGCACGGGCTGTCAGATGCCATCGAGGGAATCACCCACTCGCTCTGCACCCTCGAGTTCAAGGACAATCGTGAGATCTACGAGTGGCTGCTCCACGAACTCGGCTTCGTCCAACCACCCGAACAGACCGAGTTCGCCCGCCTCCAGCTCGACTATACGGTGGTCAGCAAACGGAAGCTGCTCCGCCTCGTCAACGAAGGTCACGTCACGGGCTGGGATGACCCACGGATGCCCACCCTCGCGGGCATCCGCCGCCGCGGTGTGACGCCGGAAGCGATCCGCGATTTTTGCGATGCCGTGGGCGTGGCCCGGAAGGACGCGCGAACCGAACTGGCCGCGTACGAGCACGCAGTGCGAAACGACCTCAACATGCGGGTCCCGCGCGTGCTCTGCGTCGTCAATCCGCTCAAGGTCGTGCTCACCAACTATCCCGAGGGACAGAGCGAGGAGCTGGAAGCCTCCTATTATCCGCACGACGTACCCAAGACCGGAACCCGGATGGTACCGTTCTCGCGCGAGATCTACGTCGATCGCGACGATTTCATGGAGGATCCGCCCAAGAAGTTTTTCCGGCTGGCCCCTGGACGCGAGGTCAGGCTCCGGTACGGCTACCTGATTACCTGCACCGACGTGATCAAGAACGCCGCAGGTGAGGTCGTCGAGCTGCACTGCACCTACGACCCGGCAACGCGCGGCGGCAACGCCCCGGACGGGCGCAAAGTTCAGGGCACGATCCACTGGGTGTCAGCGCCGCACGCACTCGACTGCGAGCTGCGCCTCTATGAGCCACTCTTCACCGTGGCAGACCCCGAAGCCGATGAGGATCAGGACTTCACTGCCCTGCTCAACTCGAAGTCACTCGTCCGGGTCACGGGCGCCAAGATCGAGCCCAGCGTGGCCCGCGACCCCATCGGGAGCCGCTACCAGTTCGAACGGACCGGATACTTCGTGTCCGACCCTTTGGATTCCGCGCCTGGCAAGCTGGTCTTCAACCGCACCGTGACGCTCAAAGACACCTGGAAGAAGGAGCAGAGCCGAGCGGGCTGA
- a CDS encoding mechanosensitive ion channel: MRWFRELIDWTGLPPNVADITTTVAGILVLAGLAWFANVVAKQVILRAVRAVIARTQFRWDDAMLEAGVFTRLSHLAPAIVINAIGGDVLGGSPEVLAGLRSAVTTYLTFIWLAVVFAAIDAMQLIAHRSGHAERMPIKGFGQAVKLVAALIGIIMVLAALLDKSPVYLLSGLGALTAVLLLVFRDAILGFVAGILLSVNRMVQVGDWIEMPKAGADGDVIDVSLTTVKVQNWDKTITTIPTYTMISDSFKNWRGMFESGGRRIKRALNLDVRSVRFATPDMVEGWRRIDLLTQYLADKQIEIEEENRRQGTDLSILGNGRRITNLGTFRAYCIAYLRAHPRIHQDMTFLVRQLSPTEHGIPLEIYVFTNDTRWAVYEGIQADVFDHLLAVVPEFDLQVFQDPSGHDVTRGVEVLRGIPAA; the protein is encoded by the coding sequence ATGCGATGGTTTCGTGAGCTGATCGACTGGACCGGACTTCCGCCCAATGTCGCCGATATCACGACGACGGTAGCCGGGATCCTAGTGCTCGCGGGCCTCGCGTGGTTCGCCAACGTCGTGGCCAAGCAGGTCATCCTTCGCGCGGTCAGGGCGGTGATTGCCCGGACCCAGTTCCGCTGGGACGACGCGATGCTCGAGGCCGGCGTGTTTACCCGGCTTTCGCACCTGGCTCCGGCAATCGTCATCAATGCCATTGGGGGCGACGTCCTGGGGGGAAGCCCCGAGGTCCTGGCCGGACTGCGGAGCGCGGTGACCACCTACCTCACCTTCATCTGGCTGGCGGTCGTCTTCGCGGCAATCGACGCGATGCAGTTGATTGCCCATCGATCCGGTCACGCCGAACGGATGCCGATTAAGGGGTTTGGCCAGGCGGTCAAGCTGGTGGCGGCGCTCATCGGGATCATCATGGTGCTCGCGGCGCTGCTCGATAAATCTCCAGTCTACCTCCTGTCGGGGCTCGGTGCGCTGACGGCCGTGCTGCTGCTGGTGTTTCGTGACGCCATCCTTGGCTTCGTCGCCGGGATTCTCTTGTCGGTCAATCGAATGGTCCAGGTGGGCGACTGGATCGAGATGCCGAAGGCGGGCGCCGACGGCGATGTGATCGACGTCTCGCTCACCACGGTCAAGGTGCAGAACTGGGACAAGACGATCACCACGATTCCGACGTATACGATGATCTCGGATTCGTTCAAGAACTGGCGCGGCATGTTCGAATCCGGCGGGCGCCGGATCAAGCGGGCGCTCAACCTGGATGTGCGCTCGGTGCGCTTTGCGACCCCGGATATGGTCGAGGGATGGCGCCGGATCGATCTGCTCACGCAGTATCTGGCCGACAAACAGATCGAGATCGAGGAGGAAAACCGGAGGCAGGGTACCGATTTGTCGATCCTGGGCAACGGGCGCCGCATCACCAATCTCGGCACCTTCCGGGCGTACTGTATCGCCTATCTGCGGGCCCATCCGCGAATCCATCAGGACATGACGTTTCTCGTCCGCCAGCTTTCGCCCACCGAGCACGGTATCCCGCTCGAGATCTACGTCTTCACGAATGATACGCGCTGGGCGGTGTACGAAGGGATTCAGGCCGATGTCTTCGATCACCTCCTGGCCGTCGTCCCGGAATTCGATCTCCAGGTCTTCCAGGACCCGTCCGGACACGATGTAACACGGGGTGTCGAGGTATTGCGTGGTATCCCCGCCGCCTGA
- a CDS encoding DUF2784 domain-containing protein, with amino-acid sequence MMRVLADLTLVVHLAFIAFVAVGALLLLRWPRLVWLHLPLAAWGVIVGWGNFTCPLTPLENYFRRRAGETGYSGGFIEHYLTPLIYPDGLTRAIQLALGAFLLVLNLALYWYVFRRRTRSDSPEPGTTRTRDDSQPSG; translated from the coding sequence ATGATGCGCGTCCTGGCCGACCTGACGCTGGTGGTCCACCTCGCCTTCATCGCCTTCGTGGCCGTGGGCGCGCTGCTCCTGCTCCGCTGGCCCCGGCTCGTCTGGCTCCACCTCCCGCTGGCCGCGTGGGGCGTAATCGTCGGGTGGGGCAACTTTACCTGCCCGCTTACGCCGCTGGAGAACTACTTCCGCCGCCGCGCCGGCGAGACCGGGTACAGTGGGGGCTTCATCGAGCACTACCTCACACCGCTCATCTATCCAGACGGCCTGACTCGCGCTATCCAACTGGCCCTCGGCGCCTTCCTACTCGTCCTCAACCTGGCCCTCTACTGGTACGTGTTCCGGCGGCGGACCCGTTCGGACTCACCCGAGCCGGGGACGACCCGCACCCGCGACGACAGCCAGCCGTCCGGGTAA
- a CDS encoding glutaminyl-peptide cyclotransferase: MSVRSHTTLGIVATAAGLLGSIALLSGCAARAATTAPRGYTVIAEYPHDTSGYTQGLVYRGNGPLFESTGRYGHSELRKVDLKSGRVEQRIPLPATRFGEGLTSLGGKLYQLTWHEQIAYVYDETAFRLIDSIPYAGEGWGLATDGASLIVSDGSDSLRFVDPATFALRRAVKVRYSSREPADKLNELEYIGGELFANVYQSDWILRIDPKDGTVLEVIDLSRLLPAYSAQKTDEDVLNGIAFDEATGHLYVTGKRWPRLFELKLDRPPGTQAP; the protein is encoded by the coding sequence ATGTCTGTACGCTCTCATACCACCCTGGGCATCGTCGCCACCGCTGCGGGCCTCCTGGGATCCATCGCCCTCCTTAGCGGTTGCGCAGCCAGAGCCGCGACGACCGCGCCGCGCGGCTATACGGTCATCGCCGAGTATCCGCACGATACCTCGGGATACACCCAGGGCCTGGTCTATCGCGGCAACGGGCCGCTCTTCGAATCGACGGGACGCTACGGACACTCGGAGCTGCGCAAGGTCGACCTCAAATCCGGCCGAGTCGAGCAACGGATTCCCCTGCCGGCCACCCGATTCGGCGAGGGGTTGACATCGCTCGGCGGCAAGCTGTACCAGCTCACCTGGCACGAGCAGATCGCCTACGTCTACGACGAAACGGCCTTCCGACTGATCGACTCGATTCCCTACGCCGGCGAGGGCTGGGGTCTCGCAACCGACGGCGCCTCGCTGATCGTGAGCGACGGCAGCGATTCGTTACGATTCGTCGACCCCGCCACCTTTGCGCTCCGCCGCGCCGTGAAGGTCCGGTACTCCTCGCGGGAACCGGCGGACAAGCTCAACGAACTCGAATACATCGGCGGCGAGTTGTTTGCCAATGTCTACCAGAGCGATTGGATCCTTCGCATCGATCCGAAAGACGGAACGGTCCTCGAGGTCATCGACCTGAGCCGCCTGCTCCCCGCTTACAGCGCCCAGAAAACGGACGAGGACGTTCTCAACGGCATCGCCTTCGACGAAGCAACCGGGCATCTGTATGTCACCGGCAAGCGATGGCCGCGGCTATTCGAGCTCAAGCTGGACCGTCCACCAGGTACGCAGGCACCCTGA
- a CDS encoding glycosyltransferase family 39 protein, protein MTGGRKPTITPGAALLIAGLVLLATARSLQNGFSFDDVHIILENAQVHSLAPPWEYAQQSYWPPRDLGAAYRPWTIWWFAIQWQLGAGAPWVFHLFNLLLTAAVTFSVYRLATRLLSPVGAVATAALFAVHPVHVEATANVVGQGELWMTLFVLLACTAYLDVRRTGAVPALRQRLVLGILLVLASASKEQGLVLPGLIVLIEFMAVGRSESFRTRLAAIGPTLSVLLASAVGMLLGRYLVLGKLGQGAIAAQLDTLDLGQRVLVMSPMIAEWIRLLVWPRHLETQYSPPAYGAMPATLTPVVVGLGLLVTLIALAVLARRSAPTVTLGLAWTGCALLPVANIFFPTGIVIAERTLFLPSVGAILAGVAAGAWAAARAERLRPVFSGVLATLIVLGSARSFSRQAIWRDTQTTLAQTVIDGPRSYRGFQSYGMELAWRGNPRAAIPYFARAAALYQGDRRVFEDWGQALRRIGRCDEAIAVLTKGLAHHSDATVMRSRLFECLMATEQYREALDIAERGVSLGQPEFEGAAQRARARLRSE, encoded by the coding sequence ATGACGGGCGGTCGGAAACCGACGATCACACCCGGCGCGGCATTGCTGATCGCGGGCCTGGTGCTGCTCGCGACGGCGCGTTCACTCCAGAACGGGTTCTCGTTCGACGACGTCCACATCATCCTCGAGAACGCGCAGGTTCACAGTCTCGCACCGCCATGGGAGTATGCTCAGCAGAGCTACTGGCCCCCTCGCGACCTCGGCGCCGCCTACCGACCCTGGACCATCTGGTGGTTCGCGATTCAATGGCAACTCGGCGCCGGTGCGCCGTGGGTCTTTCACCTGTTCAACCTGCTGCTCACCGCCGCGGTAACGTTCTCGGTGTACCGGCTGGCCACCCGCCTGCTTTCTCCGGTGGGGGCGGTGGCCACTGCCGCGCTCTTTGCCGTGCATCCGGTTCACGTCGAGGCAACCGCCAACGTGGTCGGACAAGGCGAACTGTGGATGACGCTCTTCGTCCTGCTCGCCTGCACCGCCTATCTGGACGTTCGCCGAACGGGAGCCGTGCCCGCTCTCCGGCAACGTTTGGTCTTGGGCATCCTCCTCGTTCTCGCGAGCGCCTCCAAGGAGCAAGGGCTCGTCCTGCCGGGCCTCATCGTCCTGATCGAGTTCATGGCAGTCGGTCGAAGCGAATCCTTCCGCACTCGCCTTGCCGCGATCGGACCAACCCTCAGTGTGCTGCTGGCTTCGGCCGTGGGAATGCTGCTGGGCCGATACCTCGTCTTGGGAAAGTTGGGTCAGGGCGCGATTGCGGCCCAACTCGACACGCTCGACCTGGGACAGCGTGTGCTGGTGATGTCACCCATGATTGCGGAATGGATCCGTCTCCTCGTCTGGCCCCGGCACTTGGAGACGCAGTACAGCCCACCCGCATACGGGGCCATGCCAGCAACGTTGACCCCAGTGGTGGTCGGCCTCGGTTTGCTGGTCACCCTGATAGCTCTGGCGGTCCTGGCTCGCCGATCCGCACCAACCGTGACCTTGGGGCTCGCATGGACCGGCTGTGCCTTGCTTCCGGTGGCCAACATCTTCTTCCCGACGGGTATCGTGATTGCCGAACGAACGCTTTTCCTTCCGAGCGTCGGCGCAATCTTGGCGGGAGTCGCAGCTGGAGCGTGGGCAGCGGCACGTGCGGAACGCCTGCGCCCGGTGTTCAGCGGAGTCCTGGCGACGCTGATCGTGCTGGGATCTGCGCGGAGCTTTTCGCGACAAGCCATCTGGCGTGATACCCAAACGACCCTGGCCCAAACCGTCATCGACGGCCCGCGGAGCTATCGTGGGTTCCAGTCGTACGGAATGGAATTGGCGTGGCGCGGAAATCCTCGAGCGGCCATTCCCTACTTTGCGCGTGCGGCCGCACTGTATCAAGGGGATCGCCGTGTCTTCGAGGACTGGGGACAGGCCCTCCGCAGGATCGGCCGCTGCGACGAGGCTATCGCGGTCCTTACGAAGGGCCTGGCTCACCACTCCGATGCGACCGTAATGCGGAGTCGCCTGTTCGAATGTCTGATGGCGACTGAGCAGTACCGGGAAGCCCTCGACATCGCCGAACGGGGCGTGTCACTCGGCCAGCCCGAATTCGAAGGAGCAGCACAGCGGGCCCGAGCGCGCCTCAGGTCCGAATAA
- a CDS encoding prepilin-type N-terminal cleavage/methylation domain-containing protein, giving the protein MFNRKGFTLIELLIVVVIIGILAAIAIPKFAATKDKAKLASVRTDLRNVMTAQEAYFSDHATYGNFGQLQNASNFSLSAGNTMVVNGVASGYTATATNSSITAGFSTCSVQVGAGATTANDGVITCS; this is encoded by the coding sequence ATGTTCAATCGTAAGGGTTTCACGCTCATCGAGCTGCTGATCGTGGTTGTGATCATCGGCATCTTGGCCGCCATCGCGATTCCGAAGTTCGCGGCGACCAAAGACAAGGCCAAGCTGGCCTCGGTTCGGACTGACCTCCGGAACGTCATGACCGCTCAGGAGGCGTACTTCTCGGATCACGCCACTTACGGCAATTTTGGTCAGCTTCAGAACGCCAGCAATTTCTCGCTTTCGGCTGGCAACACGATGGTTGTTAATGGAGTAGCCAGCGGCTACACCGCGACGGCCACCAACAGCTCGATCACGGCCGGGTTCTCGACCTGTTCCGTTCAGGTCGGCGCCGGTGCCACCACGGCCAACGACGGCGTCATTACCTGCAGCTGA
- a CDS encoding prepilin-type N-terminal cleavage/methylation domain-containing protein, protein MAQQSRRGGFTLIELLVVVVVIGILATLAIPKYAATKDKGKLASIRSDLRNIMTAQEAYWADHTTFATLAALQASTNFTFSTGNSAAISATNSGYTATVSNSSITSTLDECTVSVGGTAGTTDGQIICS, encoded by the coding sequence ATGGCACAGCAGTCACGTCGCGGGGGCTTCACGCTGATCGAGCTTCTCGTGGTGGTCGTGGTGATCGGGATTCTCGCGACCCTCGCTATTCCGAAGTATGCGGCGACCAAAGACAAGGGCAAGCTGGCCTCGATCCGTTCCGATCTCCGGAACATCATGACTGCGCAGGAAGCCTACTGGGCCGACCATACCACCTTCGCGACGTTGGCAGCGTTGCAGGCGTCAACCAACTTCACGTTTTCCACCGGGAACTCGGCAGCGATTTCGGCTACCAACTCGGGCTACACCGCAACGGTCTCCAACAGTTCGATCACCTCGACCCTCGACGAGTGCACTGTCTCGGTCGGTGGGACCGCGGGAACGACTGACGGCCAGATCATCTGCTCTTAG